A single Ascochyta rabiei chromosome 4, complete sequence DNA region contains:
- a CDS encoding major facilitator super transporter protein, with the protein MGKRTVLLVLANLLVPVAILIFATGFFPYKPFMPGLAEYEETEWTGIDVGVSRDPPKAPFDKLVFMVVDALRSDFVYSAESGMSFVQSLIREGTALPFTAHATSPTITMPRVKAITTGSIPSFLDVILNFAESDTTSTLAAQDTWLAQIKAKRFEDKQGKLVMYGDDTWLKLFPDFFERADGTSSFFVSDFTEVDNNVTRHVPNELMNSDWDAMIMHYLGLDHIGHKAGPKSPNMIPKQKEMDDIVRTIYGAIENEDHLANTLFVLCGDHGMNDGGNHGGSSPGETSPALVFMSPKLSKVTKLSDRLAWRRGPGFRSPIMPDTEGEFNYYMTVEQSDIAPTLAGLLGFPVPRNNLGVFLQDFLSLWDAEWDRIQLLYRNARQMKRIVEATYTSPSLKESFEDEALPVKEGQERCDQPDMTPGQLLACRWQGVVRSMANDEYKIASWHLVNFMRDSQDTMSSAASNYDVTRLVLGTALAFLICVLGLFTLPSLRPVSSAVIYYFLTTTLYAILMFATSYVEEEHNFWYWITSGWFFYLFLNSMRKRQTSAWAFHPALMVLIIHRVVRRWNQTGQKFAGADDIVNSGVFHGNSSFLLWILVGATYLDVTNRVSKHIARSVVTLGSPFYRKNPDPQPLEHHRMMGALVALPICGTAFVFKLAFTAQDAPELTYGITPGLMAWVETFNLVRLAQMVFVGLALSFAWVLYAEYQRSARRAYRSVNGHGDLAVAFFDLGTLFLLTQTKAQNIPLYLLFRLQFFFLSLLNLTSTQATLTSLLLSQTSFFALGLNNSISSIDLSNAYNGVSGYNVLGVGLLVFLSNWAGPVYWSIAGVLLLRLDGLPRSKQDNSKRAKSEKRSWVEREHAHLSQLARPQTDERMAQCGKEDVWMDHVALLTLFTGVMLASVMAACTALRTHLFIWTVFSPKYLFAMAWGTAWHLGVTVGLGGFVWWLGSW; encoded by the exons ATGGGCAAACGAACCGTGTTACTCGTGCTCGCGAATCTTTTGGTTCCGGTCGCGATTTTGATCTTTGCAACTGGGTTCTTCCCGTACAAGCCTTTTATGCCAGGGCTGGCAGAATATGAGGAAACAGAATGGACAGGAATCGATGTGGGAGTATCGCGAGACCCCCCAAAGGCCCCGTTTGACAAGCTGGTATTCATGGTGGTGGATGCCCTGAGGAGCGACTTTGTCTACAGCGCGGAGAGTGGCATGAGCTTTGTGCAGAG CCTCATCCGTGAAGGCACAGCGCTACCCTTCACAGCCCATGCTACGTCCCCCACCATCACCATGCCGCGCGTAAAAGCCATCACCACGGGCTCTATACCTTCCTTCCTTGACGTGATCCTCAATTTTGCCGAATCAGACACTACCTCTACACTCGCAGCACAAGACACCTGGCTAGCGCAGATTAAAGCCAAACGTTTTGAAGACAAGCAGGGGAAACTGGTCATGTATGGCGACGATACGTGGTTGAAGCTTTTTCCAGACTTCTTTGAGCGAGCAGACGGGACGAGCAGTTTCTTTGTTTCG GACTTCACCGAAGTGGACAACAACGTGACGAGGCATGTTCCTAACGAGCTGATGAACAGCGACTGGGATGCAATGATTATGCACTACCTGGGACTGGATCATATTGGGCACAAGGCTGGTCCGAAGAG TCCGAATATGATTCCAAAACAAAAGGAAATGGACGACATTGTCCGCACAATTTACGGCGCTATCGAGAACGAGGACCACCTGGCTAACACACTATTCGTACTCTGCGGCGATCATGGTATGAATGATGGTGGTAACCATGGCGGATCGTCGCCTGGCGAGACATCGCCTGCGCTTGTTTTTATGAGCCCCAAGCTGTCCAAAGTTACAAAACTTAGCGACCGACTAGCATGGAGGAGGGGCCCCGGTTTTAGAAGCCCGATTATGCCGGATACAGAGGGCGAGTTCAATTACTACATGACTGTCGAGCAAAGTGACATTGCGCCGACTCTAGCAGGCCTGCTCGGTTTTCCCGTACCGAGGAACAATCTGGGTGTATTCTTGCAGGATTTCCTTTCCTTGTGGGATGCAG AATGGGACCGCATTCAGCTCCTCTACAGAAACGCCAGACAGATGAAGAGGATTGTCGAAGCTACGTACACAAGCCCAAGCCTCAAAGAGAGTTTTGAGGATGAGGCTTTACCAGTCAAAGAGGGCCAGGAGCGTTGTGATCAACCCGAT ATGACACCCGGCCAACTCCTCGCCTGTCGTTGGCAGGGCGTTGTCAGGAGCATGGCTAACGACGAATACAAAATAGCATCGTGGCACCTTGTCAAC TTCATGCGCGATTCTCAGGACACCATGTCTAGCGCAGCATCCAACTACGATGTTACCCGATTAGTTCTCGGCACTGCTCTCGCCTTCCTTATCTGCGTATTGGGTCTCTTCACGCTTCCATCACTACGACCTGTGTCGTCCGCTGTCATTTACTACTTCCTCACCACCACACTGTACGCTATACTTATGTTTGCAACCTCGTACGTTGAGGAAGAGCACAACTTCTGGTACTGGATTACGTCGGGGTGGTTTTTCTACCTGTTCCTCAATAGCATGCGGAAACGACAGACCAGTGCATGGGCATTCCATCCCGCTCTCATGGTGTTGATCATCCATAGAGTGGTTAGGAGGTGGAACCAAACAGGACAGAAATTCGCTGGAGCGGACGATATCGTAAACAGTGGTGTCTTCCATGGCAACAGCTCCTTCCTGCTGTGGATATTAGTCGGCGCCACGTACCTGGATGTCACGAATCGCGTCTCGAAACACATCGCCCGCTCTGTTGTCACGCTGGGTTCGCCTTTTTACAGAAAGAATCCAGATCCTCAACCCCTAGAGCATCACCGCATGATGGGCGCCCTTGTTGCTTTACCAATCTGCGGCACAGCGTTTGTCTTCAAGCTCGCATTCACTGCGCAAGATGCTCCTGAACTCACCTATGGCATCACACCCGGTCTGATGGCCTGGGTCGAAACTTTTAACCTTGTTAGACTTGCACAAATGGTGTTCGTAGGTCTTGCACTCAGCTTTGCTTGGGTCTTGTACGCAGAATATCAGCGCTCAGCACGCCGAGCGTATCGCTCAGTTAACGGTCACGGTG ATCTAGCAGTGGCCTTCTTCGACCTAGGCACACTATTCCTTCTCACGCAAACGAAAGCTCAAAACATACCTCTGTACTTGCTCTTCCGCCTCCAATTCTTCTTTCTCT CGCTCCTAAATCTCACCTCAACCCAGGCTACTTTGACCTCCCTCCTCTTGAGCCAAACATCCTTCTTCGCCCTCGGCCTCAACAACAGCATATCCAGCATCGACCTATCCAACGCATACAACGGCGTCAGCGGGTACAACGTCCTCGGCGTCGGCCTCTTGGTCTTCCTGTCCAACTGGGCAGGGCCCGTGTACTGGAGTATCGCCGGCGTTTTGCTACTGCGCCTAGACGGCCTACCACGCAGCAAGCAAGACAACAGCAAGCGAGCCAAAAGCGAAAAGCGGAGTTGGGTTGAGCGAGAACACGCACACCTTTCGCAGCTTGCGCGTCCGCAAACCGATGAACGGATGGCACAATGCGGGAAAGAGGATGTCTGGATGGATCATGTGGCGTTGTTGACGCTGTTCACGGGCGTTATGCTCGCGAGTGTTATGGCGGCTTGTACGGCGCTGAGAACGCATTTGTTCATCTGGACCGTGTTTAGTCCCAAGTATCTGTTCGCCATGGCGTGGGGGACTGCGTGGCATCTTGGGGTGACGGTCGGACTGGGCGGGTTCGTGTGGTGGTTAGGCAGCTGGTGA